A section of the Rhizobium sp. SSA_523 genome encodes:
- a CDS encoding microcin C ABC transporter permease YejB, translating into MGAYILRRLLLMIPTIVGIMGISFLVVQFAPGGPVEQVIAQIQGSDSGDRLSGGSDFQQGGGDDTRYRGAQGLDPELVARLEKQFGFDKPPLTRFLEMMGNYIRFDFGQSFFRDTPVIDLIIDKLPVSISLGVWIMIVSYAISIPLGIRKAVRDGSSFDVWTSGIIIIGYAVPSFLFGILLIVLFAGGSFFDWFPLRGLVSDNWATLPWWQKILDYFWHLTLPLIALSLSAFATTTLLTKNSFIDEIKKQYVVTARAKGLSERRVLYGHVFRNAMLIVIAGFPASFISAFFTGSLLIENIFSLDGLGRLGYLAVINRDYPIVFGTLYIFSLLGLVVGLVSDLIYTWIDPRIDFEKREV; encoded by the coding sequence ATGGGAGCCTATATCCTGCGTCGCCTGCTCCTGATGATTCCGACGATCGTCGGCATTATGGGCATTTCCTTCCTTGTCGTCCAATTCGCTCCCGGCGGTCCGGTGGAGCAGGTCATTGCCCAGATCCAGGGCTCGGATTCAGGTGACCGCCTGTCCGGCGGTTCGGATTTCCAGCAGGGCGGCGGCGACGATACCCGCTATCGCGGCGCCCAGGGGCTCGATCCGGAACTCGTCGCGCGGCTGGAAAAGCAGTTCGGCTTCGACAAGCCGCCGCTGACCCGCTTCCTGGAGATGATGGGGAATTATATCCGTTTCGATTTCGGCCAGAGCTTCTTTCGCGACACGCCGGTGATCGACCTGATCATCGACAAGCTGCCGGTTTCGATCTCGCTCGGCGTGTGGATCATGATCGTCTCCTATGCCATCTCCATTCCGCTCGGCATCCGCAAGGCGGTGCGCGACGGATCGAGCTTCGATGTCTGGACATCGGGCATCATCATCATCGGCTATGCGGTGCCAAGCTTCCTGTTCGGCATATTGCTGATCGTGCTGTTTGCCGGCGGTTCCTTCTTCGACTGGTTTCCCTTGCGCGGTCTCGTGTCGGATAATTGGGCCACCCTGCCATGGTGGCAGAAGATCCTCGACTATTTCTGGCACCTGACGCTTCCGCTGATCGCATTGTCGCTGTCGGCCTTTGCCACAACGACACTTCTGACGAAGAATTCCTTTATCGACGAGATCAAGAAGCAATATGTGGTGACCGCCCGGGCCAAGGGCTTGTCCGAGCGACGGGTGCTTTACGGGCACGTGTTCCGCAATGCCATGCTGATCGTCATTGCGGGCTTCCCGGCCTCCTTCATTTCGGCCTTTTTCACCGGCTCGCTTCTGATCGAGAATATCTTCTCGCTCGATGGCCTGGGACGCCTCGGCTATCTGGCGGTGATCAACCGTGATTATCCGATCGTGTTCGGCACCTTGTACATCTTCTCGCTGCTCGGCCTCGTGGTTGGCCTTGTCTCCGACCTCATCTACACCTGGATCGACCCGCGCATCGATTTCGAAAAGAGGGAGGTCTGA
- the mepA gene encoding penicillin-insensitive murein endopeptidase, whose product MAAALVLSTPLSLHADQEAKKAFGSMTLPSAGTPTPIGSYAKGCVSGAVALPDDGPNWQAMRLSRNRHWGMPQTVALLERLSRDATRLGWGQGILVGDMSQPRGGPMAFGHASHQIGLDVDVWFTPMPERRMSPEEREKLPFTSMLDKSKFLTVDSRKFTPTAARLVMTAASYPQVERIFVNPAIKKRLCETWTGDRETLGKVRPMYGHDEHFHIRLGCPAGLASCKPQAPVAAGDGCDKSLAWWFTDEPWAKPKKDPNAPPPKPPRPMMVSDLPKACAGLISAPASAAAYSAIQPVAAPVIAEPQPAADAFPLLPDTAPFPVARPDAE is encoded by the coding sequence ATCGCCGCAGCCCTCGTGCTGTCGACCCCCCTCTCCCTGCATGCGGATCAGGAGGCAAAGAAGGCCTTCGGATCGATGACGCTGCCAAGCGCCGGAACCCCGACGCCGATCGGCTCCTATGCGAAAGGCTGCGTGTCCGGCGCCGTCGCGCTGCCGGATGACGGACCCAACTGGCAGGCGATGCGGCTGTCGCGCAACCGGCACTGGGGCATGCCGCAGACCGTGGCGCTTCTGGAGCGGCTGTCGCGCGACGCAACACGGCTCGGCTGGGGCCAGGGCATTCTCGTTGGCGACATGTCGCAGCCCCGCGGCGGCCCGATGGCCTTCGGCCATGCCTCCCACCAGATCGGGCTGGATGTGGATGTGTGGTTCACGCCCATGCCAGAGCGCCGGATGAGCCCGGAGGAGCGCGAGAAGCTGCCCTTCACCTCGATGCTCGACAAGAGCAAATTCCTGACCGTCGACAGCCGCAAATTCACCCCGACGGCGGCCAGACTGGTGATGACGGCGGCCAGCTATCCGCAGGTGGAACGCATCTTCGTCAATCCGGCCATCAAGAAGCGCTTGTGCGAAACCTGGACGGGCGATCGCGAGACGCTTGGCAAGGTCAGGCCCATGTATGGCCATGACGAACATTTCCACATTCGCCTTGGCTGCCCTGCCGGCCTTGCCAGCTGCAAACCGCAGGCACCTGTTGCGGCGGGCGACGGATGCGATAAGTCGCTGGCCTGGTGGTTCACCGATGAGCCCTGGGCGAAGCCGAAGAAGGATCCGAACGCGCCGCCGCCAAAGCCACCGCGGCCCATGATGGTCTCGGACCTTCCGAAGGCCTGTGCCGGTCTCATTAGCGCACCGGCAAGCGCTGCGGCCTATTCCGCGATCCAGCCGGTGGCGGCACCGGTCATCGCAGAACCCCAACCGGCCGCGGACGCCTTTCCCCTTCTGCCGGATACGGCCCCCTTTCCTGTTGCCCGGCCAGATGCCGAATGA
- a CDS encoding glucokinase, with the protein MPHPAERHPAFPILIGDIGGTNARFSILTDAQSEPLQFANVRTANHGGLEQALASDVLSKVSLKPRSAILAVAGPIEGDEIPLTNCDWVIRPLVLINELGFEDVLVINDFEAQALAIATLPEEAREPIGPATSAPLSSRVVLGPGTGLGVAGLLRAQGKWFPVPGEGGHVDLGPRTPRDYQIFPHIEELEGRVSAEQVLCGRGLVNLYRAICHVDGVEPRFADPAEVTAEGLAGTDPQALETLLLSVTYLGRVAGDMALVMMAKGGVYLAGGISQKIVPALKRPEFRAAFEDKAPHSLMMRHIPTFVVTHPQAALVGLASYARAPESFGLATDGRRWLR; encoded by the coding sequence ATGCCCCATCCAGCCGAGCGCCATCCGGCCTTCCCGATCCTGATCGGGGATATTGGCGGAACCAATGCCCGTTTCTCGATCCTCACCGATGCGCAAAGCGAGCCGCTGCAATTTGCCAATGTGCGCACGGCCAATCACGGCGGCCTGGAGCAGGCGCTTGCAAGCGATGTGCTGAGCAAAGTGTCGCTGAAACCGCGATCGGCCATTCTTGCCGTCGCCGGCCCCATTGAAGGCGACGAGATTCCGTTGACCAATTGCGACTGGGTGATCCGGCCCCTGGTCCTGATCAACGAGCTGGGGTTTGAGGACGTCCTGGTGATCAACGATTTCGAGGCGCAGGCTCTGGCCATAGCGACACTGCCGGAAGAGGCCCGCGAGCCGATCGGCCCGGCGACCTCTGCGCCCCTGTCCTCCCGCGTCGTCCTGGGGCCTGGCACAGGCCTCGGCGTTGCAGGACTGCTGCGCGCGCAGGGCAAATGGTTTCCGGTTCCCGGCGAGGGCGGCCATGTCGACCTTGGTCCGCGCACGCCGCGCGATTACCAGATCTTCCCGCATATCGAAGAGCTGGAGGGCCGCGTTTCCGCCGAGCAGGTGCTGTGCGGCCGCGGCCTCGTCAATCTCTACCGGGCGATCTGCCATGTCGACGGCGTGGAGCCGCGCTTTGCGGATCCCGCCGAGGTGACAGCCGAGGGCCTGGCCGGGACGGATCCCCAGGCCCTGGAAACGCTTCTTCTCTCTGTGACCTATCTCGGCCGCGTGGCAGGAGACATGGCGCTGGTGATGATGGCGAAGGGGGGCGTCTATCTCGCCGGCGGCATATCGCAGAAGATCGTCCCGGCCCTGAAGCGGCCGGAATTTCGCGCCGCCTTCGAGGATAAGGCGCCTCACAGCCTGATGATGCGCCACATTCCGACATTCGTGGTCACGCATCCGCAGGCGGCGCTGGTAGGGCTTGCCTCCTATGCGAGGGCGCCGGAGAGTTTCGGACTTGCAACGGACGGTCGGCGCTGGTTGCGTTGA
- a CDS encoding ABC transporter permease: protein MSAASPSLTAQPPASRRPWLSPTNRRRWQNFCANKRGYWSFWIFMILFVLSLGAELIANDRPILVSYKGELLFPVVVNYPEEKFGGFLATTDFRSDFIQEEIKANGWMVWPPIHYSYQTVNSEIPHSAPTPPFWLMDAQERCSAYPQGADDPKCNFGNLNWLGTDDQARDVMARLIYGFRISVLFGLALTILSALIGVTAGAIQGFFGGWTDLLMQRFIEIWSSMPSLYILLIIAAILPPGFFVLLGVMLLFQWVGFVGVVRAEFLRARNFEYVRAARALGVGDWTIMFRHLLPNAMVATLTFLPFILSGSIATLTSLDFLGFGMPPGSPSLGEMIAQGKNNLQAPWLGLTAFFAMSVMLSLLIFVGEAVRDAFDPRKTFR from the coding sequence ATGTCCGCTGCCTCGCCGTCCCTCACCGCGCAGCCGCCGGCATCCCGTCGGCCATGGCTGTCGCCCACCAATCGCCGCCGCTGGCAGAATTTCTGCGCCAACAAGCGGGGCTACTGGTCGTTCTGGATCTTCATGATCCTCTTTGTTCTGTCGCTCGGCGCCGAACTCATTGCCAATGACCGCCCGATCCTCGTTTCCTATAAGGGCGAGCTCCTGTTTCCCGTCGTGGTGAATTATCCGGAAGAAAAATTCGGCGGCTTTCTGGCCACCACGGATTTCCGCTCCGACTTCATCCAGGAAGAGATCAAGGCCAATGGCTGGATGGTCTGGCCGCCGATCCACTATTCCTACCAGACGGTGAATTCCGAGATCCCCCATTCGGCGCCCACGCCACCCTTCTGGCTGATGGATGCGCAGGAGCGCTGCAGCGCCTATCCGCAAGGGGCAGACGATCCCAAGTGCAATTTCGGGAATCTCAACTGGCTGGGGACGGATGACCAGGCGCGGGATGTCATGGCCCGGCTGATCTATGGTTTCCGGATCTCTGTCCTGTTCGGCCTGGCCTTGACCATTCTCTCGGCTCTGATCGGTGTGACAGCCGGGGCGATCCAGGGATTTTTCGGCGGCTGGACAGATCTCTTGATGCAGCGCTTCATCGAGATCTGGTCGTCCATGCCTTCCCTCTACATTCTGCTGATCATTGCAGCCATTCTGCCGCCCGGCTTTTTCGTGCTGCTCGGCGTCATGCTGCTGTTCCAATGGGTCGGCTTTGTCGGCGTGGTGCGGGCCGAGTTCCTGCGCGCACGCAATTTCGAATATGTTCGCGCCGCGCGGGCGCTGGGCGTCGGAGACTGGACGATCATGTTCCGGCATCTCCTGCCGAATGCCATGGTTGCCACGTTGACATTCCTGCCCTTCATTTTGTCCGGCTCGATCGCCACGCTGACTTCGCTCGATTTTCTCGGCTTCGGCATGCCGCCCGGTTCGCCGTCGCTCGGTGAGATGATCGCGCAGGGCAAGAACAATCTCCAGGCGCCGTGGCTGGGGCTCACCGCCTTCTTTGCCATGTCGGTCATGCTGTCATTGCTGATCTTCGTCGGCGAGGCCGTGCGCGATGCCTTCGATCCACGGAAAACCTTCCGATGA
- a CDS encoding ABC transporter ATP-binding protein translates to MDVTGNAKRKRHVDTGTLTVVLKRIIAENGREHIGGYAFAILCLVVVALSTAFTAWIMESVVNEAFANKRADLIWVICGTIFLAFVLRGFATYGQAVTLSKIGNNIVAQYQRRLYTHLMTLSVGFFNESRSAHLAAQISQNVNGIRDVLNLTVTSTARDALTLIALIGVMVSKDPILSLIVFAVAPPLLYALRYVSKRLRSATRESVELNSHVVGAMQETVQGISIVKAFTMEGELSRKVNLIIHAAENRANRIARLTERTSPLTETFAGLSISSVIAYAAFRSIYDGVPPGAFFAFVAALLMAYDPARRLAKLQVQLERAVVNARMIYDLLDLQPMQRERPDAKDLVITEAKIELKGVTFRYGEGDHILKQVDLVAEGGQTTALVGPSGAGKSTIISLIPRFYDPAEGAILIDGQDISHVTKASLRRQLAYVSQQPYLFEGTIRDNIRYGRPQASDAEVEEAARLAYAHDFILAQPQGYETPVGENGVTLSGGQRQRLSIARALVRQAPILLLDEATSALDNESEAAVQKALETAMKGRTVVVVAHRLSTVVKADKIVVMTEGRVVEEGNHETLARRPDGLYARLNNLQTPV, encoded by the coding sequence TTGGACGTCACAGGGAATGCCAAACGCAAGCGCCATGTGGATACGGGTACGCTGACGGTCGTGCTCAAGCGAATCATCGCTGAGAACGGGCGTGAGCATATCGGGGGCTATGCATTTGCCATCCTCTGTCTTGTGGTTGTGGCGCTGTCGACCGCCTTCACCGCCTGGATCATGGAATCGGTGGTCAACGAAGCCTTTGCCAACAAGCGGGCCGATCTCATCTGGGTCATCTGCGGCACGATCTTCCTGGCTTTCGTGCTGCGCGGCTTTGCCACCTACGGCCAGGCGGTGACCCTGTCCAAGATCGGCAACAACATCGTCGCCCAGTATCAGCGCCGCCTCTACACCCATCTCATGACGCTATCGGTCGGCTTCTTCAACGAGTCCCGCTCCGCCCACCTGGCCGCCCAGATCAGCCAGAATGTCAACGGCATCCGCGACGTCCTGAACCTGACCGTCACCTCGACCGCCCGCGATGCCCTGACGCTGATCGCACTGATCGGCGTCATGGTCAGCAAGGATCCGATCCTGTCCCTGATCGTCTTTGCCGTGGCACCGCCGCTTCTCTATGCCTTGCGCTACGTGTCCAAGCGCCTGCGCAGCGCAACGCGAGAATCCGTCGAGCTCAACAGCCATGTTGTCGGCGCCATGCAGGAGACCGTGCAGGGCATTTCCATCGTCAAGGCCTTCACCATGGAGGGCGAGCTCAGCCGGAAGGTCAACCTCATCATCCACGCGGCGGAAAATCGCGCCAACCGCATTGCCAGGCTGACCGAACGCACCTCGCCGCTGACCGAAACCTTCGCCGGCCTGTCGATTTCCAGCGTCATCGCCTATGCGGCCTTCCGCTCGATCTATGACGGCGTTCCGCCTGGCGCCTTCTTCGCTTTCGTGGCCGCTCTCCTGATGGCCTACGACCCGGCGCGGCGTCTGGCCAAGCTGCAGGTTCAGCTGGAACGCGCCGTCGTCAATGCCAGGATGATCTACGATCTTCTGGATCTCCAGCCGATGCAGCGGGAACGTCCGGATGCGAAGGATCTGGTGATCACCGAGGCGAAGATCGAGCTCAAGGGCGTGACCTTCCGCTATGGCGAGGGAGATCACATCCTGAAACAGGTCGATCTTGTTGCCGAAGGCGGCCAGACGACCGCCCTGGTCGGTCCCTCCGGCGCCGGCAAGTCCACCATCATCTCGCTCATCCCGCGCTTCTACGATCCGGCCGAAGGCGCGATCCTGATCGACGGCCAGGATATTTCGCATGTCACCAAGGCATCGCTGCGCCGGCAGCTCGCTTATGTCTCGCAGCAGCCTTATCTCTTCGAGGGCACGATCCGCGACAATATCCGCTATGGCCGTCCGCAAGCCTCGGATGCCGAGGTCGAAGAGGCAGCGAGGCTCGCCTATGCTCATGACTTCATTCTGGCCCAGCCGCAGGGTTACGAAACCCCTGTCGGCGAAAACGGCGTAACCTTGTCCGGCGGCCAGCGCCAGCGGCTGTCGATTGCCCGCGCGCTGGTTCGCCAGGCGCCGATCCTGCTGCTCGACGAGGCAACCTCGGCGCTCGACAATGAATCCGAGGCTGCGGTGCAGAAGGCTCTCGAGACGGCGATGAAGGGCCGCACCGTTGTGGTGGTCGCGCATCGCCTGTCGACGGTCGTCAAGGCCGACAAGATCGTCGTGATGACCGAAGGGCGTGTCGTTGAAGAGGGCAATCACGAGACGCTTGCACGCCGGCCGGACGGGCTCTACGCTCGCCTCAACAATCTGCAGACACCCGTCTGA
- a CDS encoding methylglyoxal synthase, which yields MPDKPCIALIAHDQKKAEMAEFAQKHQAALSRFRIVATGTTGARVQEAAPQLDVRRLKSGPLGGDQQIGAMIATGDVSMLIFFTDPLTPLPHDVDVKALTRLATVYDIPMALNRATAEKLIDFQ from the coding sequence ATGCCGGACAAGCCCTGCATCGCGCTGATCGCCCATGATCAGAAGAAGGCCGAAATGGCCGAGTTCGCGCAGAAGCACCAGGCGGCGCTGTCGCGTTTCCGCATCGTGGCGACCGGCACTACGGGAGCCCGGGTGCAGGAGGCTGCGCCGCAGCTGGACGTCAGACGGCTGAAAAGCGGTCCTCTCGGCGGCGATCAGCAGATCGGCGCCATGATCGCAACGGGTGATGTATCCATGCTGATCTTCTTCACCGATCCGCTGACGCCGCTGCCGCACGACGTCGATGTCAAGGCATTGACGCGGCTCGCCACCGTCTATGATATTCCGATGGCCCTGAACCGCGCCACTGCCGAGAAACTGATCGATTTCCAGTAA
- the dapB gene encoding 4-hydroxy-tetrahydrodipicolinate reductase — protein MDEQDMKLVVVGAAGRMGQTIIRIIQQTPGVKLHAAVERNGSSFIGKDAGEIAGAGFCGVPVSDDPLAAFLHADGVIDFTAPASSVEFAGLAAQARIVHVIGTTGCTADDEAAFAAAARHARIVKSGNMSLGVNLLGVLVEQAARALPAEGWDIEILEMHHKHKVDAPSGTALLLGEAAAKGRAIDLATQSVRVRDGHTGARPGGTIGFATLRGGSVIGEHSAIFAGEGELLTLSHSALDRTIFARGAVTAALWARAQKPGFYTMLDVLGLSH, from the coding sequence ATGGACGAGCAGGATATGAAGCTGGTGGTGGTTGGCGCTGCCGGACGTATGGGTCAGACCATTATCCGCATCATACAGCAGACGCCGGGCGTGAAACTGCATGCGGCCGTGGAGCGCAATGGCTCCTCCTTCATCGGCAAGGATGCCGGCGAGATCGCCGGTGCCGGCTTTTGCGGCGTCCCGGTTTCCGACGATCCCCTTGCCGCCTTCCTGCATGCCGATGGCGTCATCGATTTTACGGCGCCCGCAAGCAGCGTCGAGTTCGCCGGACTTGCGGCGCAGGCGCGCATCGTCCACGTGATCGGCACGACAGGCTGCACCGCCGATGACGAAGCGGCTTTTGCCGCCGCTGCGCGTCACGCGCGGATCGTGAAATCCGGCAATATGTCGCTCGGCGTCAACCTTCTCGGGGTTCTGGTGGAACAGGCGGCGCGGGCTTTGCCGGCCGAGGGCTGGGACATCGAGATCCTCGAAATGCATCACAAGCATAAAGTCGACGCCCCCTCCGGGACCGCACTGCTGCTGGGCGAGGCGGCCGCCAAGGGGCGGGCGATCGACCTTGCAACGCAATCGGTGCGGGTTCGCGACGGACATACCGGCGCACGGCCCGGCGGCACGATCGGTTTCGCGACCTTGAGGGGCGGCTCCGTGATCGGCGAGCATTCCGCCATCTTCGCCGGCGAAGGCGAATTGCTCACGCTCTCGCATTCCGCGCTCGATCGTACCATTTTTGCGCGCGGCGCGGTAACGGCTGCTTTATGGGCGCGCGCGCAGAAACCAGGCTTTTACACCATGCTCGATGTCCTCGGGCTCTCTCACTGA
- a CDS encoding extracellular solute-binding protein gives MNVTPLRKTCLLLAAAAIGLAPVPSAAQDLQWRHAISILGEPALPPDFARLPYVNPDAPKSGELRLAQEGTFDSTNPVIDRGNPVVGTGLVFETLLKASEDEIATSYGMLAEAMTYPQDMSSVTFRLRGEAKWADGQPVVPDDIVFSFESAKANSTFLANYYRHVTAVEKSGEREVTFRFDEKNNRELPAIVGDLPILPKHWWQAKDGAGNARDIAKTTLEPLMGSGPYRMAGLQPGATIRYELREDYWGKDLPINIGRNNFKSISYTYFTDADVEFEAFRAGNIDYNQENSSSRWATRYDFDAVKDGRILREALRNPFRATGIMQAYVPNLRRDTFKDPRVRQALNYAFDFEDLNKNLAYGGLKRVDSFFWGTELASSGLPKGRELEILQGLKGRVPDSVFTEPYSNPVGGDPQKVRDNLRQAIGLFKQAGWELKGTRLVNTKTGQPMSFEILLNSPSQERSVLPYVASLKKIGIDARIRTVDSSQYVNRLRSFDYDMIWAVWAQTMNPGNEQANYWGSQSAGQTGSRNYAGIADPAIDELIKMITFAPNREEQVAAVHALDRVLLANHFVIPMFYAGEAKIAYWNKLAHPDRLPEYGIGFPDIWWSKNGQ, from the coding sequence ATGAACGTGACGCCGCTCCGCAAGACCTGTCTTCTTCTGGCCGCAGCAGCCATCGGCCTTGCGCCGGTCCCCAGCGCGGCGCAGGACCTGCAGTGGCGGCATGCGATTTCCATACTGGGCGAACCGGCCTTGCCGCCGGATTTTGCCCGCCTGCCTTACGTCAATCCGGACGCGCCGAAATCCGGCGAGCTTCGCCTCGCGCAGGAGGGGACATTCGACAGCACCAACCCGGTGATTGATCGCGGCAATCCCGTGGTCGGCACCGGCCTTGTCTTCGAAACGCTTCTGAAGGCGTCGGAGGATGAGATCGCCACGTCCTACGGCATGCTGGCGGAAGCCATGACCTATCCGCAGGACATGTCATCGGTCACATTCCGCCTGCGCGGTGAGGCGAAATGGGCGGATGGACAGCCGGTGGTTCCGGATGACATCGTCTTTAGTTTCGAAAGCGCGAAGGCCAACAGCACCTTCCTCGCCAATTACTATCGCCATGTGACGGCGGTCGAGAAGAGCGGCGAGCGGGAGGTGACTTTCCGCTTCGACGAGAAGAACAACCGCGAATTGCCGGCGATCGTCGGCGATCTTCCGATCCTGCCGAAACACTGGTGGCAGGCAAAGGATGGCGCCGGCAATGCCCGCGACATTGCCAAGACGACGCTGGAGCCGCTGATGGGCTCGGGCCCTTACCGGATGGCCGGCCTGCAGCCCGGCGCCACCATACGCTACGAGTTGCGCGAGGATTATTGGGGCAAGGATCTTCCGATCAATATCGGTCGCAACAATTTCAAGTCGATCAGCTACACCTATTTCACCGATGCCGATGTCGAGTTCGAGGCTTTCCGGGCCGGTAACATCGATTACAATCAGGAAAACAGTTCCAGCCGCTGGGCAACGCGCTATGATTTCGACGCGGTCAAGGATGGCCGCATCCTCCGCGAGGCACTGCGCAATCCCTTCCGCGCGACGGGCATCATGCAGGCCTATGTGCCCAATCTCCGCCGCGACACGTTCAAGGATCCGCGGGTCCGCCAGGCCCTCAACTACGCCTTCGACTTTGAGGATCTGAACAAGAACCTCGCCTATGGCGGACTGAAGCGGGTCGACAGCTTCTTCTGGGGAACCGAGCTTGCCTCCTCCGGCCTGCCGAAGGGGCGCGAGCTGGAGATTTTGCAAGGATTGAAGGGCAGGGTGCCGGACAGCGTCTTCACCGAGCCCTACAGCAACCCGGTCGGCGGCGATCCGCAGAAGGTGCGCGACAACCTGCGCCAGGCCATCGGCCTGTTCAAGCAGGCCGGCTGGGAGCTGAAGGGCACCCGCCTGGTCAACACGAAGACCGGCCAGCCGATGAGTTTCGAAATCCTGCTGAACAGTCCCTCGCAAGAGCGTTCCGTGCTGCCTTACGTTGCCAGCCTCAAGAAGATCGGCATCGATGCCCGCATTCGCACCGTCGACTCCTCGCAATATGTCAACCGGTTGCGCAGCTTCGACTATGACATGATCTGGGCGGTCTGGGCGCAGACCATGAATCCCGGCAATGAACAGGCCAATTACTGGGGCTCGCAGTCGGCCGGTCAGACCGGATCGCGCAATTACGCCGGAATTGCCGACCCCGCCATCGACGAACTCATCAAGATGATCACGTTTGCGCCCAATCGCGAGGAACAGGTGGCGGCCGTCCATGCCCTCGACCGGGTGCTGCTCGCCAATCACTTTGTTATCCCGATGTTTTATGCCGGAGAGGCGAAGATCGCCTATTGGAACAAACTTGCCCATCCGGACCGGCTCCCGGAATACGGGATCGGCTTTCCCGATATCTGGTGGTCAAAGAACGGCCAGTAA
- a CDS encoding 2,3-bisphosphoglycerate-dependent phosphoglycerate mutase: MSGTLVLVRHGQSDWNLKNLFTGWKDPELTELGVEEATAGGQALADAGLKFDIAFTSVLKRAQDTCRIVLEKVGQPDLETIRDIALNERDYGDLSGLNKDDAREKWGEEQVHIWRRSYDIPPPGGESLRDTGARVWPYYLTEILPRVLRGQTVLVAAHGNSLRSLVMVLDRLSKEDILKLNLATGVPMVYTLNADSTVKSKQVLGDMSGAH; the protein is encoded by the coding sequence ATGAGCGGAACCCTCGTCCTCGTTCGCCATGGGCAGAGCGATTGGAACCTGAAGAACCTGTTCACCGGCTGGAAAGATCCGGAACTGACGGAACTCGGCGTCGAGGAAGCCACGGCCGGCGGTCAGGCGCTTGCCGATGCGGGGCTGAAGTTCGACATTGCCTTCACCTCGGTCCTGAAGCGTGCGCAGGACACCTGCCGCATCGTCCTGGAAAAGGTCGGTCAGCCGGATCTGGAAACGATCCGCGACATCGCGCTCAACGAGCGCGACTATGGCGATCTTTCCGGTCTCAACAAGGATGATGCTCGGGAAAAATGGGGCGAGGAGCAGGTCCATATCTGGCGCCGGTCCTACGACATTCCGCCGCCCGGCGGCGAAAGCCTGCGCGATACCGGCGCCCGCGTCTGGCCTTACTACCTGACGGAAATCCTGCCGCGCGTGCTTCGGGGCCAGACGGTTCTCGTTGCGGCGCATGGCAATTCCCTGCGCTCGCTGGTGATGGTTCTGGACCGTCTCTCGAAAGAAGACATCCTCAAGCTGAACCTCGCGACAGGTGTGCCGATGGTCTACACGCTGAACGCGGATTCGACAGTCAAGTCCAAGCAGGTTCTGGGGGACATGTCCGGCGCCCATTAA